A genomic stretch from Camelus ferus isolate YT-003-E chromosome 17, BCGSAC_Cfer_1.0, whole genome shotgun sequence includes:
- the PRR20G gene encoding proline-rich protein 20G: MDSHVVSGGHLWAPDLSGSSPWKGLLEAAPKLQAPRAGCRDVNSGDTRFRMEERPSKRFCATAPGHGGRPWQEGRPDAEDGAPVGAASPALPGRAPKPFAYVKPMRRETSTSVEPARPAQRGRGRHRGNSQRTGRGGGRGTGPHPHVELDNRDEPGHPVEPEARRTPSLPFTQAAGQGYRLQGPGPLGDLLGVRHQGLPNAYGYWDLQGSRPSAICPYVGFVPSGSALIVMQMPFGTYLYAVPPRSAPYYLPPSL, translated from the exons ATGGAC AGCCACGTCGTGTCCGGTGGGCACCTCTGGGCCCCCGACCTCTCGGGCTCCTCTCCCTGGAAGGGTCTCCTGGAAGCGGCGCCGAAACTCCAGGCCCCCAGAGCCGGCTGCAGAGACGTCAACAGCGGGGACACCAG GTTCCGCATGGAGGAGAGACCTTCCAAACGCTTCTGCGCCACGGCCCCCGGTCACG GTGGACGCCCCTGGCAGGAAGGCCGCCCCGATGCAGAAGACGGAGCCCCCGTGGGAGCAGCCAGCCCTGCACTGCCAGGCCGTGCCCCCAAACCTTTTGCTTACGTGAAACCCATGAGACGTGAGACCTCCACTTCCGTGGAACCCGCTCGCCCTGCACAGAGAGGCCGAGGCCGCCACAGGGGAAACAGCCAGAGGACAGGAAGAGGCgggggcagagggacagggcCACATCCGCACGTGGAGCTGGACAACAGAGACGAGCCCGGCCACCCCGTGGAGCCAGAAGCCAGGCGGACCCCATCCCTCCCTTTCACCCAAGCAGCAGGGCAGGGATACCGGCTGCAGGGTCCTGGCCCCCTGGGGGACCTGCTCGGGGTGAGACACCAGGGGCTGCCCAACGCCTACGGGTACTGGGATCTCCAGGGGTCCCGGCCTTCAGCCATCTGTCCCTATGTTGGGTTTGTACCCTCGGGCTCAGCCTTGATAGTCATGCAAATGCCCTTTGGCACCTACCTGTACGCAGTGCCACCGCGCTCCGCCCCCTACtatctgcctccctctctctga